A part of Variovorax sp. HW608 genomic DNA contains:
- a CDS encoding response regulator yields the protein MNLSTRLLIVDDDVGIRGLVSSFLEKHGFQVDTAANVAQMNAMLAAQPYALIVLDVMMPGEDGLSALRNLQKSGGPPVIMLSAVGSDVDRIVGLEIGAEDYLAKPCNPRELLARIRTVLRRVAAPAVAPAVAAAPVQGDAPEAVCFDGWRLDLAARVLLDPAGSVVALSDGEFRLLRTFVQSPRRVLSRDHLLDQALGAGSESYDRAIDVQISRLRRKLSFGEERANLIRTVRNEGYMFTPAVTRQAPSP from the coding sequence GTGAACCTGTCCACCCGCCTCCTCATCGTCGATGACGACGTCGGCATCCGCGGCCTGGTGTCGTCGTTTCTCGAGAAACACGGCTTCCAGGTCGACACGGCCGCCAACGTGGCGCAGATGAACGCGATGCTGGCCGCGCAGCCCTATGCGCTGATCGTGCTCGACGTGATGATGCCGGGCGAGGATGGCCTGAGCGCCCTGCGCAACCTGCAAAAGAGCGGCGGCCCGCCGGTCATCATGCTGTCGGCCGTGGGCAGCGACGTCGACCGCATCGTCGGCCTCGAGATCGGTGCCGAGGACTACCTGGCCAAGCCCTGCAATCCGAGGGAACTGCTGGCGCGCATCCGCACCGTGCTGCGCCGTGTCGCGGCGCCGGCCGTGGCCCCCGCCGTCGCCGCCGCGCCGGTGCAAGGCGATGCCCCGGAAGCCGTCTGCTTCGACGGCTGGCGCCTGGACCTGGCCGCGCGCGTGCTTCTCGACCCGGCCGGCTCCGTCGTGGCGCTGTCGGATGGTGAATTCAGGCTGTTGCGCACCTTTGTCCAGAGCCCGAGGCGCGTGTTGTCGCGCGATCACCTGCTCGACCAGGCGCTGGGCGCCGGCAGCGAGTCGTACGACCGTGCCATCGACGTGCAGATCAGCCGGTTGCGCCGCAAGCTGAGCTTCGGCGAAGAGCGCGCCAACCTGATTCGCACGGTGCGCAACGAAGGCTACATGTTCACCCCCGCCGTCACGCGGCAGGCGCCTTCGCCCTGA
- a CDS encoding tripartite tricarboxylate transporter substrate binding protein gives MNLQRFGRPALALIGWSLSLSVWAFGDKPLKIIVPAPAGGTVDIAARVIGQQMSEDIGRPVVVENRAGATGSIGLGAMLKADPDGNTIALGPNNMLVEAPQVMKVPYDPLKDIVSIARVAFTSYVLVTAANYPAKDFQGLVEHLKTRKDKSSFASYGTGTVSQYSGLIFSSKAGLGMQHVAYLGSPPALQEVIGGQVDIMFDGMVTSLPLIRSGMLRPYAVAGKNRSRYLPDVPTMTELGYPEIQFQGQVCFYGSSKLPPEVLAKLRASIKKAASAPRVQQKLIDVGLEPDLSVDSAALLAENRLLSQRNAAIVKKFEIKAD, from the coding sequence ATGAATCTGCAGCGATTCGGGCGCCCTGCCCTGGCATTGATCGGATGGTCGCTGTCGCTCAGCGTCTGGGCGTTCGGCGACAAGCCTCTGAAGATCATCGTTCCGGCACCGGCGGGCGGCACGGTGGACATTGCCGCTCGCGTGATCGGCCAGCAGATGTCCGAGGACATCGGCCGGCCCGTCGTGGTCGAAAACCGTGCCGGCGCCACCGGGTCGATCGGCCTGGGCGCCATGCTGAAGGCCGACCCCGACGGCAACACGATCGCACTGGGCCCGAACAACATGCTGGTGGAAGCGCCGCAGGTGATGAAGGTGCCCTACGACCCGCTCAAGGACATCGTTTCCATCGCCAGGGTGGCCTTCACGAGCTACGTGCTCGTCACGGCCGCGAACTACCCGGCCAAGGATTTCCAGGGCCTTGTCGAACACCTGAAGACGCGCAAGGACAAGTCCTCCTTCGCCAGCTACGGCACCGGCACGGTGTCGCAGTACTCGGGACTCATCTTCAGCAGCAAAGCCGGCCTGGGCATGCAGCACGTGGCCTACCTCGGGTCCCCGCCCGCGCTGCAAGAGGTGATCGGCGGCCAGGTCGACATCATGTTCGATGGCATGGTGACTTCGCTGCCGTTGATCAGGAGCGGCATGCTGCGCCCCTATGCCGTTGCGGGGAAGAACCGGTCCAGGTACCTCCCCGACGTGCCGACCATGACCGAACTGGGCTATCCGGAGATCCAGTTCCAGGGACAGGTGTGCTTCTACGGCTCCAGCAAGCTGCCGCCCGAGGTCCTGGCGAAGCTTCGGGCCAGCATCAAGAAGGCTGCGAGTGCCCCGCGCGTTCAGCAGAAGCTGATCGACGTGGGCCTGGAGCCCGACCTGAGTGTCGATTCGGCGGCGCTGCTGGCTGAAAACAGGCTGCTGTCCCAGCGCAACGCCGCCATCGTCAAGAAGTTCGAAATCAAGGCGGACTGA
- a CDS encoding type II toxin-antitoxin system VapC family toxin, with protein sequence MMYVLDTNVLSELRAGKSRIEPAVIQWAQSVPLSRIYLSAITILEIELGIRQLERRKPPQGTVLRAWFNGIPRAFEGRILPFTAEIAMCCAGLHVPDPAPERDAMIAATAMTHGMTLVTRNVVDFTRTGVTLLNPWEPKAAS encoded by the coding sequence CTGATGTACGTGCTCGACACCAACGTGCTGTCGGAGTTGCGTGCCGGAAAGTCGCGTATCGAGCCTGCGGTCATTCAGTGGGCGCAGTCCGTGCCGCTCAGCCGGATCTATCTCTCGGCGATCACGATCCTCGAAATCGAACTGGGCATCCGGCAACTCGAACGACGCAAGCCGCCGCAAGGAACGGTCCTGCGGGCATGGTTCAACGGCATCCCCAGGGCGTTCGAGGGCCGCATCCTGCCGTTCACCGCGGAGATCGCGATGTGCTGTGCGGGGTTGCACGTGCCCGATCCTGCCCCCGAGCGGGACGCGATGATCGCTGCAACTGCCATGACGCACGGCATGACCCTGGTCACGCGCAACGTGGTCGACTTCACACGCACGGGCGTGACACTGCTCAATCCGTGGGAGCCGAAGGCCGCGAGCTAG
- a CDS encoding 3-keto-5-aminohexanoate cleavage protein: MNFLDGHLYPENQQPLVITAAPYAPGWIPSDFPEDIPVTMEDQIQKAVDCYEAGATVLHLHVREEDGKGSKRLSKFNELIAGVRARVPEMIIQVGGSISFAPESEGQAAKWLSDDTRHMLAELTPTPDQVTVTVNTTQMNVTEHAGEDDFRGVSRGFPHLYATYKDMHVPANPSWVEEHIRRLTAAGIQSEFQVYNINSFETIERMIRRGVYKGPLVMNWVAISGGMDQANIYNLANMLRAVPDGAVVTVESSVLNVLPINMIGIALGLHVRCGIEDVLWNQTRTGKMSSVEQIRQLVRIAGEFGRPIATAEQAREIMKIGVFYDTAEETLEANGFAPNRNGGNQGFLRKPAMSLPAEQKLRAA, translated from the coding sequence ATGAACTTCCTCGACGGCCATCTGTATCCCGAGAACCAGCAGCCGCTGGTCATCACGGCCGCGCCCTATGCGCCGGGCTGGATCCCTTCCGACTTCCCGGAAGACATTCCGGTCACGATGGAGGATCAGATCCAGAAGGCGGTGGATTGCTACGAGGCCGGCGCCACCGTACTGCACCTGCATGTGCGTGAAGAAGACGGCAAGGGCAGCAAGCGCCTGTCCAAGTTCAACGAGCTGATCGCGGGGGTTCGAGCCCGCGTGCCGGAAATGATCATCCAGGTGGGTGGCTCCATCAGCTTCGCGCCGGAGTCCGAAGGCCAGGCCGCCAAGTGGCTGAGCGACGACACGCGCCATATGCTGGCCGAGCTCACGCCGACGCCCGACCAGGTGACGGTGACCGTCAACACCACGCAGATGAACGTGACGGAGCATGCAGGCGAGGACGACTTCAGGGGCGTTTCGCGCGGATTCCCGCACCTCTATGCGACCTACAAGGACATGCACGTGCCCGCGAACCCGAGCTGGGTCGAGGAGCACATCCGGCGCCTGACGGCCGCGGGAATCCAGAGCGAGTTCCAGGTCTACAACATCAACAGCTTCGAGACCATCGAGCGGATGATCCGCCGCGGCGTCTACAAGGGGCCGCTGGTGATGAACTGGGTGGCCATCAGCGGCGGCATGGACCAGGCGAACATCTACAACCTGGCCAACATGCTGCGTGCCGTGCCCGACGGCGCGGTGGTCACGGTGGAAAGCTCGGTGCTCAATGTGCTGCCCATCAACATGATCGGCATCGCCCTGGGCCTGCATGTGCGCTGCGGCATCGAGGACGTGCTATGGAACCAGACCCGCACCGGCAAGATGAGCTCGGTCGAGCAGATCAGGCAACTGGTGCGCATCGCCGGCGAGTTCGGCCGCCCGATCGCGACAGCAGAGCAGGCGCGGGAGATCATGAAGATCGGGGTCTTCTACGACACCGCCGAAGAGACGCTCGAGGCCAATGGCTTCGCGCCCAACCGCAATGGCGGCAACCAGGGATTCCTGCGCAAGCCCGCCATGAGCCTGCCGGCGGAGCAGAAATTGCGCGCTGCCTGA
- a CDS encoding cupin-like domain-containing protein yields the protein MNPNAIERNQSAQLGASIYLLHALLEQAERQQGGFVRATIERVLKDHAGIPGDAPDKPFVDAVFSEILDMLRRADPAGALPEMPPAPRPRAAVAAGLSRDWRQWIAESRLRECTPESMLETMKTAGLDAAEAEAAIAAMENEPAFLAARRMQQVQRKLESVTANLQKLWASAPRYDVVEKRSSPSREEFIERYVRGCRPVVLTDVARDWPAMQRWSPEDLKQRFGRFDVEIQDGRDADPNYEENKLAHRRVVPLGPFVDRVLAGGPTNDYYLTANNEVLRGEAFSPLLADIGSLPPACDRSQLADRSSFWFGPAGTKTPLHHDTIMLFHTQVVGRKRWRLVSPLETPKLYNFNGVFSPVDIDDPDLGRYPLFKEVTILDVVVEPGETMFLPLAWWHQVVSLDLSMSLSYSNLDVPNDFSYRNPDIRNW from the coding sequence ATGAACCCGAACGCCATCGAACGAAACCAGAGCGCTCAACTGGGTGCCTCGATCTACCTCCTGCATGCGCTGCTGGAACAAGCGGAGCGCCAGCAGGGCGGCTTCGTCCGCGCAACGATCGAGCGCGTTCTCAAGGACCACGCAGGCATCCCCGGGGATGCTCCGGACAAGCCCTTCGTCGATGCCGTCTTCTCGGAGATCCTGGACATGCTCCGGCGCGCGGACCCGGCCGGTGCGCTGCCGGAGATGCCGCCCGCCCCGCGGCCTCGGGCCGCAGTGGCTGCCGGGCTCTCCCGCGACTGGCGCCAATGGATTGCCGAGAGCCGGCTCAGGGAGTGCACGCCCGAATCCATGCTGGAGACCATGAAGACGGCCGGCCTCGATGCGGCCGAGGCCGAGGCCGCGATCGCGGCGATGGAGAACGAGCCGGCGTTCCTTGCGGCGCGTCGCATGCAGCAAGTCCAGCGCAAGCTCGAATCCGTCACCGCCAACCTGCAGAAGCTGTGGGCGTCCGCACCGCGCTACGACGTCGTCGAGAAGCGCAGCTCGCCGTCACGCGAGGAATTCATCGAACGCTACGTCCGCGGATGCCGTCCCGTCGTGCTGACGGATGTCGCGCGCGACTGGCCGGCGATGCAGCGCTGGTCGCCCGAGGACCTCAAGCAGCGCTTCGGGCGCTTCGACGTGGAGATCCAGGACGGCCGCGACGCCGACCCGAACTACGAGGAGAACAAGCTGGCGCATCGCCGCGTCGTGCCGCTCGGCCCCTTCGTGGATCGCGTGCTCGCGGGCGGACCGACCAACGACTACTACCTCACCGCCAACAACGAGGTCCTGCGCGGCGAGGCCTTCTCGCCGCTTTTGGCCGACATCGGAAGCCTGCCGCCGGCCTGCGACCGGTCACAGCTGGCCGATCGGTCGTCCTTCTGGTTCGGGCCCGCGGGCACCAAGACGCCCCTGCACCACGACACGATCATGCTGTTCCACACGCAGGTGGTCGGACGCAAGCGCTGGCGCCTCGTCTCGCCGCTGGAGACGCCGAAGCTCTACAACTTCAACGGCGTCTTCAGCCCGGTCGACATCGACGACCCGGACCTGGGCCGCTATCCGCTCTTCAAGGAAGTCACGATCCTCGATGTGGTCGTCGAACCCGGGGAGACGATGTTCCTTCCGCTCGCCTGGTGGCATCAGGTGGTGTCGCTCGACCTGAGCATGTCGCTGTCCTATTCGAACCTGGACGTGCCCAACGACTTTTCCTATCGGAACCCTGACATCCGCAACTGGTAG
- a CDS encoding ATP-binding protein yields MNSSRTARRWTGPPLALQIAALLLAGLGVAQLVTLALTMLLPPQPPPQYQLDDIARMLKGDAGAAERDRMLLRAVRSGSPEPSGPGWLTSERSRHDLAQLLGRDDADVRLYFYTPLPFAGVAGPPPRAMGGDPAAPVVTRAALPVRVWPDGFMRVDFTVAQGGPGGPGGGMAPGGFGPGGFGPPGGFGAPGGLGMPGGFPQGGGGMGPLPQRQPDVSPQRQGAPGAGPVPAPDSPPGHGGVPAPPDAGSAAGAPGAPGAAKPSAVPDGTAAKPAAAASSPSTTAAPASPPAGMTAGPSPDAARPAPPTGLTPGIGPAPSGAARMPVPSGGAVSPPSTGGSVIADPAQPPSRPVAPAHREAPARTTTRAAADALPPQPATSTDNARAPQVQTVPPPAGKAPAAPALVRPQPAEAEKPQPVTAPARGLFGLAPAPFVIGDFVAAVRLPEGGWATVQPVPEPFPNAWQRRVLLWFLVAALIVTPAGWWFSRRLVRPIAGFARAAEQLGRDPQAPVLALSGPAEVGRAAQAFNRMQSQLRSFVADRTAMIGAISHDMRTPLTRLRFRIEDVPDEVRAGMLEDVEEMEQMISSVLAFIRDASEPGPREHLDLASVVEDVVENAEFVGKNVRLGHSEEAPVDVDAIGMRRVLDNLIDNAVKYGSEARVRLFIDGEDAVAEVSDSGPGLPEGELERVFEPFYRAPLARASGKRGSGLGLAVCRSIARAHGGDVQLKSGARGLVAQLRVPLAMSFAGVH; encoded by the coding sequence ATGAATTCTTCCCGTACCGCGCGCCGCTGGACCGGCCCGCCGCTTGCCCTGCAGATCGCGGCATTGCTGCTGGCAGGCCTCGGCGTTGCCCAACTCGTCACCCTCGCATTGACGATGCTGCTGCCCCCGCAACCGCCGCCCCAGTACCAGCTCGACGACATCGCCAGGATGCTGAAGGGCGACGCCGGCGCCGCCGAGCGCGACCGCATGCTCCTGCGCGCCGTGCGGTCCGGATCGCCCGAGCCCAGCGGGCCCGGCTGGCTGACCTCGGAGCGCTCGCGCCACGACCTCGCGCAACTGCTCGGGCGCGACGACGCCGACGTGCGCCTCTACTTCTACACGCCGCTGCCCTTCGCGGGCGTGGCCGGCCCGCCGCCGCGCGCCATGGGCGGCGATCCCGCCGCGCCGGTGGTGACGCGCGCCGCACTGCCGGTGCGGGTGTGGCCCGACGGCTTCATGCGGGTCGATTTCACGGTCGCGCAAGGGGGCCCGGGCGGGCCGGGTGGCGGCATGGCGCCCGGCGGCTTCGGCCCCGGTGGATTCGGTCCACCGGGCGGATTCGGCGCCCCCGGGGGTCTCGGCATGCCGGGCGGCTTTCCGCAAGGTGGAGGCGGCATGGGGCCGCTGCCTCAACGACAGCCGGACGTGAGCCCACAGCGGCAGGGAGCGCCGGGTGCGGGACCTGTCCCCGCGCCCGATTCGCCGCCCGGACACGGTGGCGTGCCGGCGCCGCCGGATGCGGGGAGCGCCGCCGGTGCCCCTGGCGCGCCCGGCGCCGCCAAGCCGTCTGCCGTTCCCGACGGCACGGCCGCCAAGCCTGCGGCAGCGGCCAGTTCGCCTTCCACGACGGCGGCACCGGCATCGCCTCCCGCCGGCATGACGGCAGGACCGTCCCCAGACGCCGCCCGCCCTGCCCCGCCGACCGGGCTGACGCCCGGCATCGGTCCCGCACCTTCAGGCGCCGCCCGCATGCCAGTGCCAAGTGGCGGCGCGGTATCGCCTCCCTCGACGGGCGGCAGCGTCATCGCGGACCCGGCGCAGCCACCATCGCGCCCCGTTGCACCAGCCCATCGCGAAGCCCCCGCCAGGACGACCACCCGTGCCGCAGCCGATGCGCTGCCGCCCCAGCCCGCGACGAGCACCGACAACGCGCGCGCACCGCAGGTCCAGACCGTGCCGCCTCCCGCCGGCAAGGCGCCTGCAGCCCCGGCACTCGTGCGGCCGCAGCCGGCTGAAGCTGAAAAGCCCCAGCCGGTCACGGCACCCGCGCGTGGCCTGTTCGGGCTCGCGCCCGCCCCCTTCGTCATCGGCGATTTCGTCGCCGCGGTGCGTCTGCCCGAAGGCGGCTGGGCCACCGTCCAGCCGGTGCCCGAGCCCTTCCCGAACGCCTGGCAGCGCCGCGTGCTGCTGTGGTTCCTGGTCGCCGCGCTGATCGTGACGCCGGCGGGCTGGTGGTTCTCGCGCCGGCTGGTGCGGCCCATTGCCGGCTTCGCGCGCGCGGCCGAGCAGCTCGGCCGCGACCCGCAGGCGCCGGTGCTGGCGCTTTCCGGCCCCGCGGAAGTGGGCCGCGCCGCGCAGGCCTTCAACCGGATGCAGAGCCAGCTTCGCAGCTTCGTGGCGGACCGCACCGCCATGATCGGCGCGATCAGCCACGACATGCGCACGCCGCTGACCCGCCTGCGCTTCCGCATCGAGGATGTGCCGGACGAGGTGCGCGCCGGGATGCTCGAGGACGTCGAGGAAATGGAGCAGATGATCAGCTCGGTGCTGGCCTTCATCCGCGATGCGTCGGAGCCCGGGCCGCGCGAACACCTGGACCTCGCGAGCGTCGTCGAGGACGTGGTCGAGAACGCGGAGTTCGTCGGCAAGAACGTGCGCCTCGGCCACAGCGAGGAAGCGCCGGTGGATGTCGACGCCATCGGCATGCGGCGCGTGCTGGACAACCTGATCGACAACGCCGTCAAGTACGGCAGCGAAGCCCGGGTGCGGCTGTTCATCGACGGCGAGGATGCGGTCGCCGAGGTCAGCGACAGCGGCCCGGGGCTGCCCGAGGGCGAACTCGAGCGCGTGTTCGAGCCCTTCTATCGCGCCCCGCTCGCGCGCGCCTCCGGCAAGCGCGGCAGCGGTCTCGGCCTGGCGGTGTGCCGCTCGATCGCGCGTGCCCACGGCGGCGACGTGCAGCTCAAGTCCGGCGCGCGCGGGCTGGTCGCGCAGCTTCGGGTGCCGCTGGCGATGAGCTTCGCGGGCGTGCATTGA
- a CDS encoding intradiol ring-cleavage dioxygenase, with the protein MIKDTLPSDPTHGHSLAEDIARIEAQMLQRRRALAWLGSSAGALLIGGCGGGGSSSGSATTAATTAATSTGTSTGTTAAATTASSSSTSTSSTSSSSCVADPQETAGPYPADGTNTSSGSTSDILTASGIVRSDIRSSFISSTTVAQGVQVTLTLTLANTGANCAALAGYAVYLWHCDAVGNYSLYSAPAESYLRGVQVSNSAGQVTFVTIFPGCYSGRWPHMHLEVFSSQAAATSGKNAVLTTQLAMPSAVCSAIYPYVSNYTRSVSNFAAISLSTDNVFSDNTAAQIAAQTPTMAGSVADGYTAAATISLAG; encoded by the coding sequence GTGATCAAAGACACCCTCCCCAGCGACCCGACCCACGGCCACAGCCTGGCCGAAGACATCGCGCGGATCGAGGCGCAGATGCTGCAACGCCGCCGCGCGCTGGCCTGGCTGGGCTCCTCCGCCGGTGCGCTCCTCATCGGCGGCTGCGGCGGGGGCGGCAGTTCGTCGGGCTCGGCGACCACGGCGGCGACCACTGCCGCGACGAGCACGGGAACGAGCACGGGCACAACGGCCGCCGCCACGACGGCGTCGAGCAGCAGCACGAGCACCAGCAGCACCTCGTCGTCGTCGTGCGTCGCCGACCCGCAGGAAACCGCGGGGCCCTACCCGGCCGACGGCACCAACACCTCGTCCGGCTCGACCTCCGACATCCTGACCGCCAGCGGCATCGTGCGCAGCGACATCCGTTCGAGCTTCATCAGCTCGACGACGGTGGCGCAGGGCGTGCAGGTCACGCTGACCCTGACGCTCGCCAACACCGGCGCCAACTGCGCGGCATTGGCCGGCTATGCCGTCTACCTCTGGCATTGCGACGCCGTCGGCAACTACTCGCTCTATTCGGCGCCGGCCGAAAGCTACCTGCGCGGCGTGCAGGTCAGCAACAGCGCCGGACAGGTGACCTTCGTGACCATCTTCCCGGGCTGCTACTCGGGCCGCTGGCCGCACATGCACCTGGAGGTGTTCAGCTCCCAGGCGGCTGCGACCTCCGGAAAAAATGCGGTGCTGACCACCCAGCTCGCGATGCCGAGCGCCGTCTGTTCGGCGATCTATCCGTACGTCTCGAACTACACCCGCAGCGTCTCGAACTTCGCCGCGATCAGCCTCTCGACCGACAACGTCTTCAGCGACAACACGGCGGCGCAGATCGCCGCCCAGACGCCGACGATGGCGGGCAGCGTCGCCGACGGGTACACCGCGGCCGCGACGATTTCACTGGCAGGCTGA
- a CDS encoding type II toxin-antitoxin system prevent-host-death family antitoxin, with amino-acid sequence MTHLITSREFARDLKSAKQAAAKGPVLITTRGRPEFALLTYHDFEELSRDKQPAQSLWQAMSELPATDDIKFEPPRLNLKLRTPDFDEDEASR; translated from the coding sequence ATGACCCATCTCATCACCAGCCGCGAATTTGCTCGCGACCTCAAGAGCGCGAAGCAGGCGGCGGCCAAGGGGCCCGTGCTCATCACGACGAGGGGCAGGCCGGAATTCGCTCTGCTGACTTATCACGACTTCGAGGAACTGAGTCGCGACAAGCAGCCGGCCCAATCGCTCTGGCAGGCCATGTCGGAACTGCCCGCAACGGACGACATCAAGTTCGAGCCGCCACGGCTGAACCTGAAGCTGCGGACGCCTGATTTCGACGAGGACGAGGCCAGTCGCTGA
- a CDS encoding AraC family transcriptional regulator produces the protein MRHLSEFVRSSSLSGYVELVRSLGRDPYAFMRTVGLQAKFLEDSEMLIPRDAVRELLEITARATQTEDLALRLAAQRKLSALGPISLVLREDPTPRAALDTLCRYLKLVNASLTIRVEDAGRTVIIREDLLPTPGLPMRQSVELAVGTMFRMLSELIGPHWRPLEVCFAHRPPGDVSAHRAFFGRNVKFNQEFNGLVCLASDLSAPRESGDQVAAGFARKYPEAALMDRSESMEASCRQIILALLPGGACTAQEVARFLHIDRRTLHRRLDAEGLSFSRLLEQVRSELVRRHLRESDLPLREVAELLGFSRPSSFSHWFHGLFGCSASQWSKEAAAMAARGEYGTS, from the coding sequence ATGAGACACCTCTCCGAATTCGTGCGCAGCAGCAGCCTGAGCGGCTACGTCGAGCTGGTCAGGTCGCTCGGGCGGGACCCCTATGCGTTCATGCGCACGGTGGGGCTGCAGGCGAAGTTCCTCGAAGACTCCGAGATGCTGATTCCGCGGGATGCGGTGCGCGAGCTGCTGGAAATCACCGCCCGCGCCACGCAGACGGAGGATCTGGCGCTGCGTCTCGCGGCACAGCGCAAGCTCTCCGCGCTCGGACCGATCAGCCTCGTGCTGCGCGAGGATCCGACGCCCAGGGCCGCCCTCGACACGCTGTGCCGCTATCTGAAGCTCGTGAACGCCTCGCTGACGATCCGTGTCGAAGACGCCGGCCGCACGGTGATCATCCGGGAAGACCTGCTGCCGACGCCCGGCCTGCCGATGCGGCAGTCGGTGGAGCTCGCCGTGGGCACCATGTTTCGCATGCTCTCTGAATTGATCGGACCGCATTGGCGGCCGCTCGAGGTCTGCTTCGCACATCGTCCGCCCGGGGACGTCTCCGCGCATCGGGCTTTCTTCGGGCGGAACGTCAAGTTCAACCAGGAATTCAACGGCCTGGTCTGCCTGGCGAGCGACTTGTCCGCACCGCGCGAGTCCGGAGACCAGGTGGCTGCGGGCTTCGCCAGGAAGTACCCGGAAGCGGCCCTGATGGATCGCAGCGAAAGCATGGAGGCCAGCTGCCGCCAGATCATCCTGGCGCTGCTGCCGGGTGGCGCCTGCACCGCCCAGGAGGTGGCACGCTTCCTTCACATCGATCGCCGTACGCTGCATCGCCGACTCGACGCCGAGGGCCTCAGCTTCAGCCGCTTGCTCGAGCAGGTGCGCTCGGAGCTGGTCAGGCGCCACTTGCGCGAGAGCGACCTGCCGCTTCGCGAAGTGGCGGAGCTTCTGGGCTTCTCCCGGCCCAGCAGCTTCAGTCACTGGTTCCACGGTCTTTTCGGCTGCAGCGCCTCGCAATGGAGCAAGGAGGCGGCCGCCATGGCGGCGCGGGGGGAGTACGGGACCTCCTGA
- a CDS encoding alpha/beta fold hydrolase: MSRASKPLATFPVRIGAQRLRVAIGGAPQAERTLLLFNGIGASVETMAPFMAQFTHTRVVTFDAPGVGESPAPLLPYRPRNIAQLGADLLAQLGVPDAHVFGVSWGGAIAQEFAINHPRRCKTLTLAATCAGIVMVPGRINVLFKMLSPRRYTDPAYLMQIGGDLYGGELRLESELLQLHAESMRTPSRHGYLYQLLATAGWTSWPRLGRIEAPALVLMGEDDPIVPPINGRILASGLRRATLETIDCGHLFVLTRAAQTARRVEAFMDQHAAGAASA; this comes from the coding sequence GTGAGCCGGGCGAGCAAGCCTCTCGCGACATTCCCGGTCCGCATCGGAGCCCAGCGCCTGCGCGTCGCCATCGGCGGCGCACCGCAGGCGGAACGCACCCTGCTGCTGTTCAACGGCATCGGCGCCAGCGTGGAGACGATGGCGCCCTTCATGGCGCAATTCACCCATACGCGGGTCGTCACCTTCGACGCACCCGGCGTCGGCGAATCGCCCGCGCCATTGCTGCCCTACCGCCCGCGGAACATCGCGCAACTCGGCGCGGACCTGCTCGCGCAGCTCGGCGTCCCGGACGCGCACGTGTTCGGCGTCTCGTGGGGTGGCGCGATCGCGCAGGAGTTCGCGATCAACCATCCGCGCCGCTGCAAGACCCTCACGCTCGCGGCCACCTGCGCCGGCATCGTCATGGTGCCCGGCCGGATCAACGTGCTGTTCAAGATGCTGAGCCCGCGGCGCTACACCGACCCTGCGTACCTGATGCAGATCGGCGGCGATCTCTACGGCGGCGAACTGCGACTCGAATCTGAGCTGCTGCAACTGCACGCCGAATCGATGCGAACCCCGAGCCGCCACGGCTACCTCTACCAACTGCTCGCCACGGCCGGCTGGACGAGCTGGCCGCGCCTCGGCCGCATCGAAGCGCCCGCCCTGGTGCTGATGGGCGAGGACGACCCGATCGTGCCGCCGATCAACGGCCGCATCCTCGCCTCCGGCCTGCGCCGGGCCACGCTGGAGACGATCGATTGCGGGCACCTCTTCGTGCTCACCCGCGCGGCGCAGACGGCGCGGCGGGTGGAGGCGTTCATGGATCAGCATGCGGCGGGTGCTGCGTCAGCCTAG